TTAATTCAAAATATCGACGAAATACCAATGCCATCTTACGATCTCTTACCAATGGATAGATATAAGGTTGATGGAACACCTTTCGGCACAATAATGACAAGTAGAGGTTGTCCGTTTAACTGCGTTTTCTGTTCTTCTTCACTTCAGTTCGGTAAGAGATGGCGTGGTCATAGTGTAGATCGAGTCATTGAAGAACTTTCAATACTTCGCAATGAATATGGCAAAAAAGAAATAGAATTCCTTGATGACACATTCACACTTAACAGGAAGAGAGCAATTGACATCGCAATGAGAATAAAGCGTGAAGGTCTAGACATAACATGGACAGCCTCTTCAAGGGTTAACACATTCAATGAGAAAATAGCAAAAGCGATGAAAGAAGGAGGTTGCCATACTATTTATTTTGGAATAGAATCAGGCTCTCAGAGAATACTAGACTTTATTGGAAAGGGGATAACTCCCAAACAGTCAATTGATGCTGTTAAAACCGCTAAAAAAGCTGGATTAAGAACTTTAGGATCATTTATAATAGGATTCCCAGATGAAACGAGAGAAGAAGTTGAAACTACGATAAGATTTGCCAAAAAGGTTGGAGTTGACTTTGCTCAGTTTACAATAGCAACTCCTTATCCTGGAACAAGACTCTGGGCATATGCCGTGGAGCACAACCTCTTATTAACAAGGAATTGGAGGAAATACACAACGATTGATCCTGTTATGAAGCTAAAGCACTTTACTCCAGAGCAAATATCAAGACTTCTAAGGAAGGCTTACCTGTCATTTTATCTTCGCCCAAAAGTCCTCATAAGGGATTTAATTGAAAGGCATGGCTTCATTCTCAAAAGGGCTATAAGAGGGATTTTAAACATCTACTATGATACAAAAAGAAGAAATGCTTTCTTGCAATGAACAAACCACAACGAAAAAAGTCTATACTTTTTATTTACCTGCTCCGTCCTCGCTAACCTTTCAGCGAGACTTTTATCTTAAATGCTGAATTTGTTAAAGCCTTGGATTAGTTTTAAAAATTAAACCTCTCAAAAATAGCTAAGTTTCTTCTGGTCTAATTATCTTAACTTCCCCTTTTATTTTCTCCTTTCCAACTGTGTTAAATACTGTTCCATACTTTTCCGCTAATTCCTTTACGCGAAGAATCTTTTTCTCTGGTTCATTTGTAAGTATAGTTATTCTGTATGTTATCTCTTTTAACTCAGGTTCATCTTTTGTCCTCCAACCTTTGACCTCAACTTTAAAGCCTTTAACGTTTAGACGCATCTTTTTAATTAATCGTCCCCAGTTGACTATTAGACAACCCCCTATTGCTGAAAGTAGATACTCGGTTGGATTTGGACCAGTATTGTGACCATCAGTGTTAGTATCAATATTAAATGTAAACTCTCTTACCCTAACCTTGCTTCCTACGTTTCCATCCCATTCAAGCTCAGCCTTATATTCAAGTCTTTCCATAGAACCACCCAAAGATAATCTATAAAGATATTTATAAATACCTTATCCTAAACCTAAGAATGTACATACATAACAATGAGTTTTATTTGTTAATAATCCTTTGCAGTGTTAATAGCTTTTCCCTTAGCCATTCAGGAGCTGAATCTACCTTTGTCCCTCCAATGAGGGGCCAGAGTATTGAATCTATGTGCAAGGGAGGAACTCCAGATTTCCTGGCAATCTTCTGCCAAAACACCTGGGGCTTCTCTCTAGTTAACCTGCTAGTTACCTTGATTATCCTTACATCTTCAGGTATAGGAATCTCCATTGGATATGGTCTAAACTCAGAGAAGGCTATCCTAGCGGAGTATCCAAACATCTTCACGGCAAATACGATAGTTTTTGATCTCTTGTCAACATTTAGAGTCCTAGCTATTAGATTCCAAAAGGTGATCATGTCGTCATAATAACCCCTTAATTCATCCAATGTTAAGGAATTCAAGAAGTGCTCAATTTTCTTTATCCTAGAGAGTTTTTGCTGAACTAATCTTCTATTGAACCTCGATCTTGGAAGAAATTTAGAGTATGCGTCGTATATTCCCTGGACTCTCACTTTGGAAAAGTACTTAGCAAATTCCCACCACCAGCCTTCTCCCTTCCCCGTCAGCTGGTAGCTCACTAGAGAATTAGCAATGACGAGCTTAATGAACATCTCTGTATCTATACTTGAGCTTAAGTACTTCAGGGCCTTAAACTGCTCGTCTACATTCTCTTCCATGTACCTGGCTCCTTCGATTCCTATTTCCCTTATTATCTCCGCTATCATTTCACACCACTTATCAACCTCTCAAGGAATAGATTCTCTCCAACTATTTCAGCTCCCCTGTTCCTAGGAAGGCCTAATTCGATCTTCGCTTTAATGCCATGATCATCCAGGAAATCAAGAAGTTTAACTCTGACAGAATTAAAGTCCTCCCTTCTTATAACTCCATAGACAGTCGGTCCCCAACTGCTTTGACCCGCTCCATAGGTTATCTCCTTAAGCTCTTCTACTATTAGTGCTATATCCTCCCTATAAGTCCCTCCCTGGAAGGAACTGAAGTGTTTCCCAACGAGTTCCTGTATTTCTGTTAAGAACCTTCCAAATCCCACTATATCTCTTTCAACGAGGGCTGGAACTAAGCCAAAAAGAAGCTTATAAGAAATCTCCTTTGCAACTTCAACACTGCCAAAGTTTGATGACATTATCCCCTCTTCCTCATCTTCACTTAACCCTCTCTTGAGCTCGGGTATAACGAGTATAAAGGCCCATTCTTCTGGAAATTCGTGTCTAATTACTAGCGGAGGAATCCCCTCTTTTATTCCTCCATCGACAACAAAGCCTCCATGTTTGAAGACGTAAAGTCCA
The window above is part of the Pyrococcus sp. NA2 genome. Proteins encoded here:
- a CDS encoding B12-binding domain-containing radical SAM protein; amino-acid sequence: MRILLILPPTESAIKRVVGTTGPPLGLAYLASMVREEHDVKIIDGIAEDLTFSDVMKRIKRYDPDIVGITATTSAMYDAYTVAKIAKRINEDVFVVMGGPHVTFTPELTMKECPCIDAVVRGEGELTFKELVEALEKNRPLKGILGLSYRKENGKIKNEPPRPLIQNIDEIPMPSYDLLPMDRYKVDGTPFGTIMTSRGCPFNCVFCSSSLQFGKRWRGHSVDRVIEELSILRNEYGKKEIEFLDDTFTLNRKRAIDIAMRIKREGLDITWTASSRVNTFNEKIAKAMKEGGCHTIYFGIESGSQRILDFIGKGITPKQSIDAVKTAKKAGLRTLGSFIIGFPDETREEVETTIRFAKKVGVDFAQFTIATPYPGTRLWAYAVEHNLLLTRNWRKYTTIDPVMKLKHFTPEQISRLLRKAYLSFYLRPKVLIRDLIERHGFILKRAIRGILNIYYDTKRRNAFLQ
- a CDS encoding OsmC family protein, which codes for MERLEYKAELEWDGNVGSKVRVREFTFNIDTNTDGHNTGPNPTEYLLSAIGGCLIVNWGRLIKKMRLNVKGFKVEVKGWRTKDEPELKEITYRITILTNEPEKKILRVKELAEKYGTVFNTVGKEKIKGEVKIIRPEET
- a CDS encoding N-glycosylase/DNA lyase, with the translated sequence MIAEIIREIGIEGARYMEENVDEQFKALKYLSSSIDTEMFIKLVIANSLVSYQLTGKGEGWWWEFAKYFSKVRVQGIYDAYSKFLPRSRFNRRLVQQKLSRIKKIEHFLNSLTLDELRGYYDDMITFWNLIARTLNVDKRSKTIVFAVKMFGYSARIAFSEFRPYPMEIPIPEDVRIIKVTSRLTREKPQVFWQKIARKSGVPPLHIDSILWPLIGGTKVDSAPEWLREKLLTLQRIINK
- a CDS encoding beta-ribofuranosylaminobenzene 5'-phosphate synthase family protein: MIVRTPKRLHLGIVDPTGSLGRKFGSIGVALEGGYEIKVTPAGSLSIEANEEDRKVIEKVIKELNIKYETGFEYCIEVRKSIPRHVGLGSTTQLTLALASAILKISKKEVSIEEIAMSLGRAKESGAGLYVFKHGGFVVDGGIKEGIPPLVIRHEFPEEWAFILVIPELKRGLSEDEEEGIMSSNFGSVEVAKEISYKLLFGLVPALVERDIVGFGRFLTEIQELVGKHFSSFQGGTYREDIALIVEELKEITYGAGQSSWGPTVYGVIRREDFNSVRVKLLDFLDDHGIKAKIELGLPRNRGAEIVGENLFLERLISGVK